In one window of Burkholderia cepacia ATCC 25416 DNA:
- a CDS encoding YybH family protein, whose translation MQQNRTFATALAAACVTFFAFATPASAGGSQHPPEAAIKAENARWADAFARGDYESIGRLYTRDGTLLPPGGDKVTGGRAITEYLTKGYGGSKPVTVSFSNYEFYGNDRVVTEVSDTEIHDHDGKLKYRGKQTLIFLKQGGAWKLHRDMWNDYGPLPTNDQ comes from the coding sequence ATGCAACAGAATCGTACTTTCGCTACCGCACTTGCAGCAGCCTGCGTCACCTTTTTCGCGTTTGCAACGCCGGCATCTGCCGGTGGTTCGCAACATCCGCCCGAAGCGGCCATCAAAGCCGAGAATGCACGATGGGCGGATGCCTTCGCGCGAGGAGACTACGAATCAATCGGTCGCCTCTATACCCGCGACGGCACACTCTTGCCGCCCGGCGGCGACAAGGTAACGGGGGGCCGCGCGATCACCGAATACCTCACCAAAGGGTATGGCGGATCGAAGCCTGTCACCGTATCGTTCAGCAACTACGAGTTCTACGGCAACGACCGGGTCGTGACCGAGGTTTCGGATACGGAGATCCATGACCACGACGGAAAGCTCAAATACCGCGGCAAGCAGACGCTCATCTTTCTGAAGCAGGGCGGCGCGTGGAAGCTGCATCGCGACATGTGGAACGATTACGGTCCGCTGCCGACGAACGACCAATGA
- a CDS encoding GlxA family transcriptional regulator, producing the protein MHRIGFFVCRGYDVLDLGGPLSAFNQVATVAGHTPYDLQVISQSGGPVPGNTGVSIETRPIGRRTFDTVIFVGGEIEPMRAPENIAAARKLGARASRVASVCTGAFLLAETGLLDGVRATTHWLYAAQLQSRFPRTRVEGDSIYIEEGRIWTSAGIASGIDLALGMIERDMGAEIARAVSRYLVVPYRRPGGQSQFSAMSQMEPESDRIRIALNFAREHLAEALPVERLADAARLSVRQFGRAFRRETGETPAKAVERLRVEAARLRLQSGSEPIEQIALAVGFTDPERMRRAFIKLHGHPPQAIRRESRSNGAR; encoded by the coding sequence ATGCATCGAATCGGATTCTTCGTTTGCCGTGGCTACGATGTGCTCGATCTGGGTGGGCCGCTGTCGGCCTTCAATCAGGTGGCCACCGTGGCGGGCCACACGCCGTACGACCTCCAGGTCATCTCGCAGTCCGGCGGCCCGGTTCCCGGCAATACGGGCGTTTCGATCGAAACGCGGCCGATCGGACGGCGCACGTTCGACACCGTCATTTTCGTGGGCGGGGAGATCGAGCCGATGCGGGCTCCGGAGAACATCGCCGCTGCCAGGAAACTCGGCGCCCGGGCCTCACGGGTGGCAAGCGTGTGTACGGGGGCGTTCCTGCTGGCGGAAACCGGCTTGCTGGACGGCGTGAGAGCCACGACGCACTGGCTGTACGCGGCTCAGTTGCAGTCGCGCTTCCCGCGCACCCGGGTCGAAGGCGACAGTATCTATATCGAGGAGGGTCGCATCTGGACGTCGGCGGGCATCGCCTCCGGAATCGACCTGGCGCTCGGCATGATTGAACGGGATATGGGTGCGGAGATTGCGCGTGCTGTCTCCAGGTATCTGGTCGTTCCGTATCGCCGACCGGGCGGCCAGTCCCAATTCTCGGCGATGTCGCAGATGGAGCCGGAATCGGACCGGATCCGCATCGCGCTGAATTTTGCCCGGGAGCACCTGGCCGAAGCGTTGCCCGTCGAACGGCTCGCCGATGCAGCACGATTGAGTGTGCGGCAGTTCGGACGCGCATTTCGCCGGGAAACCGGTGAAACACCTGCGAAGGCGGTCGAGCGCCTGCGAGTCGAGGCGGCGCGGCTGCGCCTGCAGAGTGGTAGCGAACCGATCGAACAGATTGCGCTGGCGGTGGGGTTCACCGATCCGGAGCGGATGCGCAGGGCCTTCATCAAACTGCATGGGCACCCGCCGCAAGCGATTCGACGCGAGAGCCGATCGAACGGCGCGCGCTGA